From Caldisericota bacterium, the proteins below share one genomic window:
- a CDS encoding diguanylate cyclase yields the protein MERNVNFLNAFRKSKKQLSEEWTRIEVWKRVQKSIAVLKIFFEVHGLAILMGVTSTALISLFMQIDYFTYGSWFYKRMNTFVGALFYLTVLVFFVMLLLVIVQIDRERVSRIEKLEELKQMDIVTNTIRQISKNLSFNEKIRIALKTIEKYLDIKKSIIYMVENNKLKSIYKRGISAKEEKEIKNAIHRKNSIGYNIRLYKLHGTNYYYAALKTRKPFSESQKKFILRCERNFFKILESDKLFDSTLESREKKEAIIEKYKHFHDLTSELQNAWTIEELYWKLVAAIPGYFRVQSASIIDVSHPQKEWSFLALHNIPNHVAKVVEKKIKNPGFSGNLMEVKDNKKVLYIKDTRKYKEGWVNVEGIPLSCIGVPIFVDGEVAAIINIDGYHQDGFTEEDIVFANALSDVVSGIVQKMVSLEKMKLLSIKDPLTSIYNRREFDIRFKEEMERVRRHRRPLSVVITDIDRFKKCNDTFGHLEGDRLLIESSKIISSSIRLSDVLFRFGGDEFVLLFPETASAQAAKVLKKIMINLKKLVRPDGHHVTMSLGIAQYRDGDTFETLLGRADKGMYKAKGSGGNCICGIED from the coding sequence ATGGAAAGAAATGTTAATTTTCTTAACGCTTTTCGTAAGTCAAAGAAGCAACTTTCTGAAGAGTGGACGCGTATAGAAGTGTGGAAAAGAGTGCAAAAATCCATTGCAGTGCTAAAGATATTTTTCGAAGTGCATGGTCTTGCAATACTAATGGGTGTAACGTCTACTGCGCTTATATCACTCTTTATGCAAATTGATTATTTTACTTATGGAAGTTGGTTTTATAAAAGAATGAACACATTTGTTGGTGCTCTGTTCTATTTAACTGTTTTGGTTTTTTTCGTTATGCTCTTGCTTGTTATTGTACAGATAGATAGAGAACGAGTATCAAGAATTGAAAAATTAGAGGAATTAAAACAAATGGATATAGTTACAAACACAATCCGGCAAATATCAAAAAATCTATCTTTTAATGAAAAAATTAGGATTGCACTAAAAACTATAGAAAAGTATTTGGATATCAAAAAATCCATTATTTATATGGTCGAAAATAACAAATTGAAATCAATTTATAAAAGGGGCATCTCAGCAAAAGAAGAAAAAGAGATTAAAAACGCTATCCATAGAAAAAATAGTATAGGATATAATATACGGCTTTACAAACTACACGGGACAAATTATTATTATGCGGCACTAAAAACGAGGAAACCGTTTTCAGAATCACAGAAAAAATTCATATTGCGCTGTGAAAGAAATTTCTTTAAGATTCTGGAAAGTGATAAACTTTTTGATTCAACACTTGAAAGCAGGGAAAAGAAGGAAGCGATAATTGAAAAGTATAAACATTTTCATGACCTCACATCGGAACTTCAAAATGCCTGGACAATCGAAGAATTGTATTGGAAATTAGTCGCCGCGATTCCTGGATATTTTCGTGTACAATCAGCATCAATTATTGATGTTTCTCATCCCCAAAAGGAGTGGAGTTTTTTAGCGTTGCATAATATACCCAACCATGTTGCAAAGGTAGTGGAAAAGAAAATAAAGAACCCTGGTTTTTCAGGCAATTTAATGGAGGTTAAAGATAATAAAAAAGTACTTTACATAAAAGATACAAGAAAGTATAAGGAAGGATGGGTCAATGTTGAGGGCATTCCTCTTTCCTGTATTGGTGTGCCCATCTTTGTAGACGGGGAGGTCGCTGCAATTATAAATATAGACGGCTATCATCAAGATGGTTTTACTGAAGAAGATATTGTTTTTGCAAATGCTCTTTCAGATGTAGTAAGTGGAATTGTACAAAAAATGGTTTCTCTTGAAAAAATGAAATTGTTGTCTATTAAAGATCCGTTAACTTCCATTTACAACAGAAGAGAATTTGATATAAGGTTTAAAGAAGAGATGGAAAGAGTCAGAAGACACAGAAGGCCATTAAGTGTTGTTATAACAGACATTGACAGGTTTAAGAAATGCAATGATACATTTGGCCATCTTGAAGGGGATAGACTACTTATAGAATCTTCTAAAATTATTTCTTCCTCGATCCGATTGAGCGATGTACTATTTAGATTTGGAGGAGATGAATTTGTTTTATTGTTTCCTGAAACAGCAAGCGCGCAAGCAGCAAAAGTTTTAAAGAAAATTATGATAAATTTAAAAAAGCTTGTTAGGCCTGATGGACATCACGTCACTATGTCTTTGGGCATAGCGCAGTACAGAGATGGAGATACCTTTGAAACACTGTTAGGGAGGGCTGATAAAGGCATGTATAAGGCAAAAGGGAGTGGAGGAAACTGCATTTGCGGAATAGAAGATTAA
- a CDS encoding DUF933 domain-containing protein, with translation MKVGIIGLPRAGKTTLFKALIRKEVSISFEKPNVGSVKVIDYELDKLSSVFHPKKTTPAEINFVDIPGIPVGIENKKRRTEIYTSIRMVDALVEVVDGFSDLRDMESSIKEFDADLIIMDLDVVERRLDRLRKEKRDSEKEREKTVLEKCFSILNSEKPLRDAELSEEEKHDIKSFEFFTLKPMLYVINISDDKIEKRDETREFFVKEFSGEHFIFIVMPVKLELELSELSEDDKKEFLSSYGLEKQALPEFIDAAYALLNYETFYTVGEDEVKAWTITKGTNARNAAGKVHSDIERGFIAAEVIAFEEFEKVGFSLKEAREKGILRIEGEHYIVKNKEIVHFRFNV, from the coding sequence ATGAAAGTAGGAATTATAGGATTACCAAGAGCAGGTAAAACAACTCTTTTTAAAGCGCTAATAAGAAAAGAGGTCTCAATATCTTTTGAAAAACCCAATGTAGGAAGCGTGAAAGTCATTGACTATGAACTTGACAAACTTTCTTCTGTATTTCACCCCAAAAAGACAACTCCGGCAGAGATTAACTTTGTAGATATTCCCGGAATACCTGTCGGCATTGAAAACAAAAAAAGGAGAACCGAGATATATACATCGATAAGAATGGTTGATGCTCTTGTCGAAGTTGTTGATGGTTTTTCTGATTTGCGAGATATGGAGTCCTCTATAAAGGAGTTTGACGCAGACCTTATAATAATGGATCTTGACGTGGTCGAAAGGCGCTTAGATCGCTTAAGAAAAGAGAAAAGAGATTCTGAAAAGGAAAGGGAAAAAACAGTTCTTGAGAAGTGTTTTAGTATATTGAACAGCGAAAAACCTTTAAGAGATGCAGAATTATCAGAAGAAGAAAAACATGATATAAAGTCATTTGAATTCTTTACACTGAAACCAATGCTTTATGTAATAAACATTTCTGATGATAAAATTGAGAAAAGAGATGAAACAAGAGAGTTTTTTGTTAAGGAGTTTTCCGGAGAACATTTTATATTTATTGTTATGCCCGTTAAGCTCGAGCTTGAATTATCAGAGCTTTCTGAAGATGACAAAAAGGAATTTCTTTCTTCATATGGGTTAGAAAAGCAAGCTCTGCCTGAATTTATTGATGCAGCGTATGCTCTGCTAAATTATGAAACGTTTTATACTGTCGGCGAAGATGAAGTAAAGGCCTGGACGATTACAAAAGGCACGAATGCAAGGAACGCAGCAGGAAAAGTGCATTCTGACATTGAAAGAGGATTTATAGCGGCTGAAGTTATTGCATTTGAAGAATTTGAAAAGGTTGGATTTTCACTGAAAGAGGCCAGAGAAAAAGGCATCCTCAGAATTGAAGGGGAGCATTACATTGTAAAGAACAAAGAAATTGTGCATTTTAGATTTAACGTGTGA